Proteins from a genomic interval of Equus quagga isolate Etosha38 chromosome 11, UCLA_HA_Equagga_1.0, whole genome shotgun sequence:
- the LOC124247660 gene encoding keratin, high-sulfur matrix protein, B2C-like, whose protein sequence is MACCSTSFCGFPSCSTAGTCDSSCCRPSFCQTSCGIGGGISGGQEGGYGAVSSRTRWCRPDSRVEGTSLPPCCVVSCTPPSCCQLHHAQASCCRPSYCGQSCCRPACCCQPTCCVPTC, encoded by the coding sequence ATGGCCTGCTGCTCCACCAGCTTCTGTGGATTTCCCAGCTGCTCCACTGCTGGAACCTGTGACTCCAGTTGCTGCCGGCCAAGCTTCTGCCAGACCAGCTGTGGCATCGGCGGTGGCATCAGTGGTGGCCAAGAGGGCGGCTACGGAGCTGTGAGCTCCCGCACCAGGTGGTGCCGCCCTGACAGCCGTGTGGAGggcacctccctgcctccctgctgcGTGGTGAGCTGCACCCCCCCATCCTGCTGCCAGCTGCACCATGCCCAGGCCTCCTGCTGCCGCCCATCCTACTGTGGACAGTCCTGCTGCCGCCCAGCCTGCTGCTGCCAGcccacctgctgtgtgcccacCTGCTAA
- the LOC124247657 gene encoding keratin, high-sulfur matrix protein, B2A-like isoform X2: MACCSTSFCGFPSCSISETCNSSCCQPSFCQTSCGIGGGIGGGISGGQEGGYGAVSSRTRWCRPDCRVEGTFLPPCCVVSCTPPSCCQLHHAQASCCRPSYCGQSCCRPACCCQPICCEPICCEPICCEPICCEPICCQSTC; the protein is encoded by the exons ATGGCCTGCTGCTCCACCAGCTTCTGTGGATTTCCCAGCTGCTCCATCAGTGAGACCTGCAACTCCAGCTGCTGCCAGCCAAGCTTCTGCCAGACCAGCTGTGGCATCGGTGGTGGCATTGGCGGTGGCATCAGTGGTGGCCAAGAGGGTGGCTACGGAGCTGTGAGCTCCCGCACCAGGTGGTGCCGCCCTGACTGCCGCGTGGAGGGCACCTTCCTGCCCCCCTGCTGTGTGGTGAGCTGCACCCCCCCATCCTGCTGCCAGTTGCACCATGCCCAGGCCTCCTGCTGCCGCCCATCCTACTGTGGACAGTCCTGCTGCCGCCCAGCCTGCTGCTGCCAGCCCATCTGCTGTGAGCCCATCTGCTGTGAGCCCAT CTGCTGTGAGCCCATCTGCTGTGAGCCCATCTGCTGCCAGTCCACCTGTTAA
- the LOC124247657 gene encoding keratin-associated protein 1-4-like isoform X1, which yields MACCSTSFCGFPSCSISGTCDSSCCQPSSCQTSCCQPSSCQTSCGIGGGIGGGISGGQEGGYGAVSSRTRWCRPDCRVEGTSLPPCCVVSCSPPSCCQLHHAQASCCRPSYCGQSCCRPACCCQPTRCEPICCEPICCEPICCEPICCQSTC from the exons ATGGCCTGCTGCTCCACCAGCTTCTGTGGATTTCCCAGCTGCTCCATCAGTGGGACCTGTGACTCCAGCTGCTGCCAGCCAAGCTCCTGCCAGACCAGCTGCTGCCAACCAAGCTCCTGCCAGACCAGCTGTGGCATCGGTGGTGGCATTGGCGGTGGCATCAGTGGTGGCCAAGAGGGTGGCTACGGAGCTGTGAGCTCCCGCACCAGGTGGTGCCGCCCTGACTGCCGCGTGGAGggcacctccctgcctccctgctgcGTGGTGAGCTGCAGCCCCCCATCCTGCTGCCAGCTGCACCATGCCCAGGCCTCCTGCTGCCGCCCATCCTACTGTGGACAGTCCTGCTGCCGCCCAGCCTGCTGCTGCCAGCCCACCCGCTGTGAGCCCATCTGCTGTGAGCCCAT CTGCTGTGAGCCCATCTGCTGTGAGCCCATCTGCTGCCAGTCCACCTGTTAA